A genome region from Ottowia testudinis includes the following:
- a CDS encoding ChuX/HutX family heme-like substrate-binding protein — MGISEGALIAAHTSAAHSGSLRATPLAPAWRDILAALPGLGEVMALTRNAACVHEAVGVYGQGGADAEDFSVEGANFTLCINDKEWAQGFAVRENGSKGMQQSLQFFDAGGTAVHKVFLQANSHEQAYAALLKQFDGVLQPAARAAFSSPTKQPIVEKPDAQIDVAGLREGWMRLRGAQGFEPMLSRFGVTRLQALRLADPQFAQSVDASCVHAVLDVAARDALPLAIRVQNVGAAQTRTGRVHRIAVMGPWLNVLDPGFNLHLREDLIASAWLVKKPSVNGLCLSLELFDTEGNLIAALAGVRQPGKAEPCDWCALMDTLTEESLPCAS; from the coding sequence TTGGGCATCTCCGAAGGCGCGTTAATCGCCGCTCATACCAGCGCTGCGCACAGCGGCTCCTTGCGCGCAACACCGCTTGCACCCGCATGGCGGGACATCTTGGCTGCCTTGCCTGGGCTGGGCGAAGTCATGGCGCTGACGCGCAACGCAGCTTGTGTGCATGAGGCCGTGGGTGTCTATGGACAGGGAGGCGCCGATGCCGAAGATTTTTCAGTAGAAGGCGCAAATTTCACGCTGTGCATCAATGACAAGGAATGGGCGCAGGGTTTTGCCGTGCGCGAAAACGGCTCCAAGGGGATGCAGCAAAGTCTGCAATTTTTCGACGCGGGCGGCACGGCAGTGCACAAGGTTTTTCTCCAAGCGAACAGCCACGAGCAGGCTTATGCCGCATTGCTCAAGCAGTTCGATGGTGTGCTACAGCCAGCCGCCCGCGCCGCGTTTTCTTCCCCCACCAAACAACCGATTGTCGAGAAACCCGATGCGCAAATTGACGTCGCCGGTTTGCGCGAAGGCTGGATGAGGCTACGCGGTGCGCAGGGCTTCGAGCCGATGCTTAGCCGCTTTGGCGTCACGCGTCTGCAAGCCCTGCGTCTGGCCGACCCGCAATTTGCGCAGTCCGTTGATGCCAGCTGTGTGCACGCTGTACTCGATGTCGCTGCACGCGATGCGCTCCCGCTGGCCATCCGCGTGCAAAACGTCGGCGCGGCCCAAACGCGCACAGGGCGAGTGCACCGCATCGCCGTGATGGGGCCGTGGCTCAATGTGCTGGATCCTGGCTTCAACCTGCACCTGCGCGAAGACCTGATCGCCAGCGCCTGGTTGGTCAAAAAGCCCAGCGTCAACGGCCTGTGCCTGTCGCTGGAGTTATTCGACACCGAAGGCAACCTCATCGCTGCGCTGGCTGGTGTACGCCAGCCCGGCAAGGCCGAGCCGTGCGACTGGTGTGCCCTGATGGACACCCTGACCGAGGAGAGTCTGCCATGCGCAAGTTGA
- the hemP gene encoding hemin uptake protein HemP — MDISKRIKPVSVQLGHKPVSVQLGHKPNVLAGHRVSSMQLLGNRHEVEIEHEGGIYRLRLTKAGKLILTK, encoded by the coding sequence ATGGACATCAGCAAGCGCATCAAGCCTGTGTCAGTGCAGCTTGGGCACAAGCCTGTGTCAGTGCAGCTTGGGCACAAGCCAAATGTCCTAGCAGGGCATCGAGTCTCCAGCATGCAACTGCTGGGTAACAGGCATGAAGTAGAGATTGAGCACGAAGGCGGCATTTACCGCTTAAGGCTCACCAAGGCAGGCAAGTTGATCCTGACGAAATAG
- a CDS encoding ferritin-like domain-containing protein: protein MSKALETERAIAVLNQIMEAELAGVVRYTHYAMMVYGHNRIPIVGWLREQATEGLTHAQRAGELITLLGGHPSLKIGALLETHQHGIEAILRESLEHETQAKALYYELLEIAHGSSVLLEEYAREMICEEELHADEVDKMLRKPGDMKVYAQA from the coding sequence ATGTCCAAAGCCCTCGAAACCGAACGCGCCATTGCCGTTCTTAATCAGATCATGGAGGCTGAACTGGCCGGTGTGGTGCGCTACACGCATTACGCCATGATGGTTTATGGTCACAACCGCATTCCCATTGTTGGCTGGTTGCGCGAGCAGGCCACCGAAGGACTGACCCATGCGCAACGCGCGGGCGAACTGATCACATTGCTGGGCGGCCATCCGTCACTCAAGATCGGCGCACTTCTGGAAACACACCAGCACGGCATCGAAGCCATTCTGCGCGAATCGCTGGAGCACGAAACCCAGGCCAAGGCGCTGTATTACGAACTACTGGAAATCGCTCACGGATCATCGGTGCTGTTGGAGGAATACGCCCGAGAAATGATCTGCGAAGAAGAATTGCACGCCGACGAGGTCGACAAGATGCTGCGTAAACCCGGCGACATGAAGGTTTACGCGCAGGCGTAA
- a CDS encoding FecCD family ABC transporter permease: MTSAVLPSRPNLWTRLQARPAWVLAAVLLACVWLALGAGAVQVAAGDWLAPFAVRHGDESPLSGSAWVLWHLRLPRIGLAVLVGAALGLSGALTQGLFRNPLADPGLLGVTSGAACAAALTIVFLAAAGSPVPMAWRYWLLPTAAFVGAIGVCFVLDRVARWLTADSIAGLLLTGIALNALAAAIIGLCTYLATDEQLRSLSFWTLGSLAGASWPVLGALLALVLAALWQVRRLLRAMNALALGEAAAAHIGVDVRHLRGWVIVLVALLCGFAVAWCGMIGFIGLVAPHIVRSFIGPDQRLVAPLSMAVGAILLLVADTLARSVAIPAEIPVGIFTALFGAPFFLALLMGARKRGLA; this comes from the coding sequence ATGACCAGCGCCGTGCTGCCCAGTCGTCCCAATCTCTGGACGCGCCTGCAAGCGAGGCCCGCGTGGGTGCTGGCTGCTGTGCTGCTGGCTTGTGTCTGGCTGGCGCTGGGCGCAGGCGCGGTGCAGGTAGCCGCAGGCGATTGGCTGGCCCCATTCGCTGTGCGGCATGGAGATGAAAGTCCTCTTTCTGGTAGTGCCTGGGTGCTGTGGCATCTGCGCCTGCCGCGCATTGGGCTTGCCGTGCTGGTCGGCGCGGCGCTGGGTTTGTCCGGCGCGCTCACACAAGGGCTGTTTCGCAATCCGCTGGCCGACCCTGGCCTTTTGGGGGTCACCAGCGGCGCCGCCTGCGCAGCGGCGCTCACCATTGTGTTTCTGGCAGCTGCCGGCTCACCAGTGCCGATGGCATGGCGTTACTGGCTGCTGCCGACGGCAGCCTTTGTCGGCGCCATCGGTGTGTGTTTTGTGCTCGACCGGGTGGCGCGCTGGCTCACGGCGGACTCCATTGCCGGGCTGTTACTCACGGGCATCGCCCTCAATGCCTTGGCCGCCGCCATCATTGGCCTATGCACTTACTTGGCGACAGATGAGCAACTGCGCAGCTTGTCGTTCTGGACGCTGGGCTCTTTGGCTGGTGCGAGCTGGCCGGTGCTGGGCGCATTGCTGGCTTTGGTGCTGGCCGCTCTGTGGCAGGTGCGCCGCCTCCTGCGCGCCATGAATGCGCTGGCGCTGGGCGAGGCTGCCGCTGCCCACATCGGCGTGGATGTGCGGCACTTGCGCGGCTGGGTCATCGTGCTGGTGGCGCTCTTGTGCGGCTTTGCCGTGGCTTGGTGCGGCATGATCGGTTTCATCGGGCTGGTGGCGCCGCACATCGTGCGCAGTTTCATCGGGCCGGATCAACGGCTGGTCGCGCCCTTGTCGATGGCCGTGGGGGCCATCTTGCTGCTGGTGGCCGACACGCTGGCGCGCAGTGTGGCCATTCCGGCGGAAATCCCTGTGGGCATCTTTACGGCACTGTTTGGGGCGCCTTTCTTTTTGGCGCTGCTGATGGGTGCGCGCAAGCGGGGTCTGGCATGA
- a CDS encoding heme/hemin ABC transporter substrate-binding protein, translating to MRKLNHVGLHRRACLRAAAALAASCTPLAWGADKAAKRRIVSIGGALTEIAYALGAGSELAGVDSTSLYPAAATRLPGVGYARALSSEGILALAPTLVVATEEAGPPSVIRQIQAAGVPIEVLAAHHRFEGMLSRVTRMGELLGRRLDAQQLTQRLQADWQAARQPVLARKEEGPQVLFVLSHSPNQVMVGGKGTAAEAMLVQAGARNAVQAFSGFKPLTPEAVVAVQPDAVLFTQQGLEAIGGIEGALKLPGLLQTPAGQKRRIVAHEALFLLGFGPRMPQALAALDASLQQVMRTKA from the coding sequence ATGCGCAAGTTGAATCATGTGGGCCTGCACCGCAGAGCCTGCCTGCGCGCAGCTGCCGCGCTGGCGGCCAGTTGCACGCCTTTGGCATGGGGGGCGGACAAAGCCGCAAAGCGCCGCATCGTCAGCATTGGTGGCGCGCTGACCGAAATCGCTTACGCGCTGGGCGCGGGCAGTGAGCTGGCGGGCGTGGACAGTACCTCGCTCTACCCCGCCGCCGCGACACGCTTGCCTGGCGTGGGCTACGCGCGGGCGCTTTCCAGCGAGGGCATTCTGGCTCTGGCGCCCACGCTGGTGGTGGCCACCGAAGAAGCTGGTCCGCCGTCTGTCATTCGCCAGATTCAAGCGGCTGGCGTGCCCATCGAAGTCCTGGCGGCACATCATCGCTTTGAGGGAATGCTGTCACGCGTGACGCGCATGGGCGAGTTGCTGGGCAGACGCCTGGACGCGCAGCAACTGACCCAGCGCCTGCAAGCAGACTGGCAGGCTGCGCGCCAGCCGGTGCTGGCGCGCAAGGAGGAAGGCCCGCAGGTGCTGTTCGTGCTTTCGCACAGCCCCAACCAGGTGATGGTGGGCGGCAAAGGCACCGCCGCCGAAGCCATGTTGGTCCAGGCTGGTGCCCGCAACGCGGTGCAGGCTTTCAGTGGTTTCAAACCGCTTACGCCCGAAGCCGTGGTTGCCGTGCAGCCCGATGCTGTGCTGTTCACCCAGCAGGGACTGGAGGCCATTGGCGGTATCGAGGGCGCACTCAAGTTACCCGGTCTTTTGCAAACCCCGGCGGGGCAAAAGCGGCGCATTGTTGCGCACGAGGCGCTGTTTCTTTTGGGTTTTGGGCCGCGCATGCCCCAGGCGCTAGCAGCGCTTGATGCCAGCTTGCAACAGGTCATGAGGACAAAAGCATGA
- a CDS encoding HugZ family protein translates to MNERNDLQTRIEEARVLAHSQQTVQLATCNSAGIPEASYAPFVESEGRYYIYVSELAKHCANLAATGRCAAMFIESEADAKNPFARRRLTLQCTAIELERGSEAFNAMLNKFHERFGKFMDVISPLLDFHLYQLTPVQGGFVAGFAKAYVLSGENLADIRWRDEEGHSSPDAKSRATLDEMIN, encoded by the coding sequence ATGAATGAACGCAACGATCTTCAAACCCGTATCGAGGAAGCGCGCGTCCTGGCGCATAGCCAGCAAACCGTGCAACTGGCCACTTGTAACAGCGCGGGCATACCTGAAGCGAGTTATGCCCCTTTCGTTGAGAGCGAGGGGCGCTACTACATCTATGTGAGCGAGCTGGCCAAGCATTGCGCCAACCTTGCTGCCACTGGGCGCTGTGCGGCCATGTTCATCGAAAGCGAAGCCGACGCAAAAAACCCGTTCGCCCGCCGCCGCCTGACGCTGCAATGCACCGCCATAGAGCTGGAGCGCGGCAGCGAGGCATTCAACGCAATGCTGAACAAGTTCCATGAGCGGTTTGGCAAATTCATGGATGTCATCAGTCCCTTGCTGGATTTCCACCTCTATCAACTCACCCCGGTGCAAGGCGGTTTTGTGGCGGGTTTTGCCAAGGCCTACGTACTTTCCGGCGAAAACCTTGCCGACATCCGCTGGCGCGACGAAGAGGGGCACAGCAGCCCCGATGCCAAGTCTCGCGCCACGCTGGACGAAATGATCAATTGA
- a CDS encoding TonB-dependent hemoglobin/transferrin/lactoferrin family receptor, protein MLRMNPLALALAMAWGASPLLAAAEQPSHTPDKEQATPLKEVTVTATRTERAVDDVPATVTVTPRRAIEERDPRNLKDLLDDEVDLSVRAAPARFTAAGSATGRAGVEGINIRGLEGNQVLMTVDGIRVPNAFSFAAFSTGRGDYVAADGLKTVEVLRGPASTQFGSDGLAGAVSFRTLDPSDLLKGDANFGGFARTGYASVDKSWNGTLGVAGKSGGWQTLLLGSYRRGHETANMGSNSSLNGDRTAPNPLDYDNGYLLGKALYTVNSAHQLGLTLESLRRKQDTEVFSARAKPPLTATSVIGLQAQDRVARDRVSLEHRYTDLNAAWVQRAETKLYWQGAHVSQLSLEDRHTAADRTRDNHYRSNVAGLSTLLESNFSAPVNQRLTYGFDVSRAQIQATRDGTVPPVGEKFPTKPFPDTAYTLAGAFVQSEMEFGAVSVIPGLRFDHYALKPSAAGYTGQLAKLSDQAVSPRLGVVWRLNPAFAPYAQWAKGFRAPTPDQVNNGFTNPVMGYASVGNPNLKAERANSFEIGARGALGDLRYSVAAFDNRYDNFISQQVVGGAGTAANPTVFQYVNLARARIRGAEARAEWAVAKDWTLNAGLAYTKGESEAGGVTTPLDSVNPLKAVLGVRYDAARWGMQANAVYSGKKAANSVSPAMSNTGAPTPAFIPAAATVVDVGAYFKPMRNLTIHARIGNLFNTKYWRWADVRGLAANSAVVDAYTGAGRNVQVSMKYEF, encoded by the coding sequence ATGCTGCGCATGAACCCGCTGGCGTTGGCGCTGGCAATGGCTTGGGGCGCAAGCCCGCTGTTGGCTGCTGCCGAGCAGCCCAGCCACACGCCGGACAAAGAGCAGGCCACCCCGCTCAAAGAAGTCACTGTCACGGCCACCCGCACCGAGCGCGCAGTTGATGATGTGCCCGCCACCGTCACCGTCACGCCGCGCCGTGCCATCGAAGAGCGCGATCCGCGTAATTTGAAAGACTTGCTCGACGACGAGGTTGACCTGTCAGTGCGTGCTGCCCCCGCGCGCTTCACGGCGGCTGGTTCGGCCACGGGCCGCGCTGGGGTGGAGGGCATCAATATCCGGGGGCTGGAAGGCAATCAGGTGCTGATGACGGTGGACGGTATTCGTGTGCCCAATGCGTTTTCATTCGCGGCGTTCTCCACCGGGCGCGGCGACTATGTGGCTGCCGATGGCCTTAAAACCGTGGAGGTGCTGCGCGGCCCTGCGTCTACCCAGTTTGGCAGCGACGGGTTGGCCGGCGCGGTGAGTTTCCGCACACTGGATCCGTCTGACCTGCTCAAGGGCGATGCCAACTTCGGCGGGTTTGCGCGCACCGGCTATGCCAGCGTGGACAAATCATGGAATGGCACGCTGGGGGTGGCTGGGAAAAGCGGTGGCTGGCAGACCCTGCTGCTGGGCAGTTATCGGCGCGGGCATGAAACGGCCAACATGGGCAGCAACAGCAGCTTGAATGGAGATCGCACCGCACCCAATCCCCTGGACTATGACAACGGCTACCTGCTGGGCAAGGCCCTCTATACGGTCAACAGCGCGCATCAATTGGGTCTGACGCTGGAATCGCTGCGACGCAAGCAAGACACCGAGGTTTTTTCCGCCCGCGCCAAGCCGCCGCTGACCGCCACCAGCGTTATCGGTTTGCAAGCCCAAGACCGCGTGGCGCGAGACCGCGTTTCGCTGGAGCACCGCTACACCGATCTGAACGCCGCTTGGGTGCAGCGCGCTGAAACCAAGCTGTACTGGCAAGGCGCGCATGTCAGCCAGTTGTCGCTGGAAGACCGCCACACCGCCGCCGACCGTACGCGTGACAACCACTACCGCTCGAATGTGGCGGGCCTGTCCACGCTGCTGGAGAGCAACTTCAGCGCGCCAGTGAACCAGCGGCTGACTTATGGTTTCGATGTCAGCCGCGCCCAGATCCAGGCCACACGCGATGGCACTGTGCCGCCCGTGGGCGAAAAGTTTCCAACCAAGCCTTTCCCCGATACCGCCTACACGCTGGCGGGGGCCTTCGTGCAAAGTGAAATGGAGTTCGGCGCGGTTAGCGTCATTCCGGGTTTGCGCTTTGACCACTATGCGCTCAAGCCCTCAGCTGCAGGTTACACGGGGCAGTTGGCCAAACTTTCAGACCAGGCCGTCAGCCCGCGTCTGGGTGTGGTGTGGCGTCTGAATCCTGCGTTTGCGCCCTATGCGCAATGGGCCAAAGGCTTTCGTGCACCGACGCCGGATCAGGTCAACAACGGGTTTACCAACCCGGTGATGGGTTATGCCTCTGTCGGAAATCCCAATCTCAAGGCGGAGCGTGCCAACAGCTTTGAAATCGGCGCACGTGGCGCCTTGGGCGATCTGCGCTACTCGGTGGCGGCGTTCGACAACCGCTACGACAACTTCATCAGCCAGCAGGTGGTGGGCGGCGCAGGCACGGCAGCCAATCCAACGGTATTCCAGTATGTCAACCTGGCCCGTGCGCGCATCCGGGGTGCCGAGGCGCGCGCCGAGTGGGCGGTGGCCAAAGACTGGACGCTCAACGCGGGCTTGGCCTACACCAAGGGTGAAAGCGAGGCCGGTGGCGTCACCACGCCACTGGATAGTGTCAATCCGCTCAAAGCCGTGCTGGGCGTGCGTTACGACGCCGCACGCTGGGGCATGCAGGCCAACGCCGTGTACAGCGGCAAAAAGGCTGCCAACAGCGTGAGCCCGGCCATGTCAAACACGGGCGCACCCACGCCCGCTTTCATTCCCGCTGCGGCCACCGTGGTCGACGTCGGTGCGTACTTCAAGCCCATGCGCAACCTGACGATCCATGCACGCATCGGCAATCTGTTCAACACCAAATACTGGCGCTGGGCGGACGTGCGCGGTCTGGCGGCCAATAGCGCAGTGGTGGATGCGTACACCGGAGCCGGTCGCAATGTGCAAGTTTCCATGAAGTACGAGTTTTAA
- a CDS encoding DUF2325 domain-containing protein, translating into MPFKEITTVCKKCETVPVLAAVSKPPQTQSITPQLVQTLMPAVPIAELGVRKRKKIWTLSSRWHCPLVGTCLPLGEMRKIAMREGYQTRGASDYDVHGLVVTQCHTRTPIAELVQRYLDKHYAAALMRFTRIRGEDQALALWREEVASGQDITGALWAAWTHPDIDAKAGEIIFGDIHMLSHQVGSQARADLRLQERLKHDNAELLKRNRQLQQEIDKARLLKSNAVAQLERDLDAARSQLAHYSQREAQFDLAQRLRHEHAALRERAETLDLRVNTLTERNTELQRQYAEAQVQQAELHEELLGAESALALLLDDAPQAPCAQDCPVPPRLSGRCVLCIGGRQNLVQGYRRLVEAHEGRFMHHDGGQEESLHRIDAIVSGVDAVVCQSGCVSHGAYWKIKDACKKLGKPCVFVASPGIASFARSLETLTAQAVGSA; encoded by the coding sequence ATGCCCTTCAAAGAGATTACAACCGTGTGCAAAAAGTGTGAGACCGTTCCTGTCTTGGCTGCTGTATCCAAGCCGCCGCAGACACAATCCATCACGCCACAACTGGTGCAGACTTTGATGCCAGCGGTGCCGATTGCCGAACTGGGCGTTCGCAAGCGCAAAAAAATTTGGACACTTTCTTCGCGCTGGCATTGCCCGCTGGTGGGCACTTGCCTGCCGCTGGGTGAGATGCGCAAGATCGCCATGAGAGAGGGGTATCAAACCCGTGGCGCATCTGACTATGACGTACATGGTCTGGTCGTCACGCAGTGCCACACCCGCACCCCCATCGCTGAATTGGTTCAACGCTATCTGGACAAGCACTATGCGGCAGCATTGATGCGCTTTACCCGCATTCGGGGTGAGGATCAGGCGCTGGCGCTATGGCGCGAAGAAGTCGCCAGCGGTCAGGACATTACCGGCGCCTTGTGGGCTGCCTGGACGCACCCGGACATTGATGCCAAGGCTGGAGAGATTATCTTTGGTGATATCCACATGCTCTCGCACCAGGTCGGATCCCAGGCGCGGGCTGATTTGCGCCTGCAGGAGCGCTTGAAGCACGACAACGCCGAACTGCTCAAACGCAACCGCCAGCTCCAACAGGAAATTGACAAGGCGCGGCTGCTGAAAAGCAACGCTGTGGCGCAACTGGAGCGCGATCTGGATGCCGCGCGCTCGCAACTGGCGCACTACTCGCAACGCGAAGCGCAGTTCGATTTGGCGCAGCGTCTGCGCCACGAACACGCCGCGTTGCGCGAGCGCGCCGAGACGCTGGATTTGCGTGTGAACACGCTGACCGAGCGCAATACCGAACTTCAGCGTCAATACGCCGAAGCGCAAGTCCAGCAAGCCGAACTTCACGAAGAACTGCTTGGAGCCGAAAGCGCACTGGCTTTGCTGCTGGACGATGCGCCGCAGGCGCCCTGTGCGCAAGACTGTCCGGTGCCACCACGATTGAGTGGGCGCTGTGTGTTGTGCATTGGCGGGCGACAGAATCTGGTCCAAGGCTACCGTCGGCTGGTGGAGGCGCACGAAGGCCGCTTCATGCACCACGACGGCGGTCAAGAAGAAAGCTTGCACCGCATCGACGCCATCGTCTCTGGTGTGGACGCGGTGGTATGCCAGTCAGGCTGCGTCAGCCACGGTGCCTACTGGAAGATCAAGGACGCCTGTAAGAAGCTGGGCAAGCCCTGCGTGTTTGTGGCATCGCCGGGCATTGCGAGCTTTGCGCGAAGCCTTGAAACCCTCACTGCACAGGCCGTCGGCAGCGCCTGA
- a CDS encoding helix-turn-helix transcriptional regulator, giving the protein MKNLFDDLFSHARSHPMTCGITVDVTASGQRRAHAHFEQSARGSFTAQELPGGLVLSVLDGQVLRDIQLVEGEQEEYAPPLSISVVLTGRSVLRMHGGRLHTTRPDGDLWHMVGAPGVLESTMLTGAFRTCHIGLSRPLLERWLQSLTHDGNAQRRIAAVLEGQEPQGLSFQSLPAGMAHTARCLHALHARSAEEPAQPLTFGQCLQAEGFALTLLGQWLELPGGTGTCTVQHKRLVHAVDAALDIVRAEYASALSISALAQRVGTNECYLKRAFRERTGMGIAQYIREQRMNTALALLENGRLSVNQVAQHVGYQSMGHFAHAFREQHGYLPSQVRQ; this is encoded by the coding sequence ATGAAAAACCTCTTTGACGATTTATTTTCTCACGCCCGCTCCCACCCCATGACCTGCGGCATCACTGTGGATGTGACCGCATCAGGCCAACGCCGTGCGCATGCACACTTTGAACAAAGCGCGCGGGGGAGTTTCACAGCGCAGGAGTTGCCGGGTGGGTTGGTGCTGTCGGTTCTGGATGGACAGGTGCTGCGCGACATTCAACTTGTGGAGGGGGAGCAAGAAGAGTACGCGCCTCCTTTGAGCATATCGGTGGTGTTGACGGGACGCTCCGTGTTGCGCATGCACGGTGGCCGATTGCACACAACGCGCCCAGACGGAGATCTGTGGCACATGGTGGGTGCGCCGGGTGTGCTGGAGAGCACGATGCTGACCGGGGCTTTTCGCACTTGCCACATCGGTCTTTCACGCCCGCTGCTCGAGCGCTGGCTGCAAAGCCTTACCCACGATGGCAACGCACAGCGCCGTATTGCCGCCGTGCTGGAGGGGCAGGAGCCGCAAGGGCTGAGTTTTCAATCTCTGCCTGCAGGCATGGCGCACACCGCGCGCTGCCTGCACGCTTTGCACGCTAGAAGCGCCGAGGAGCCGGCACAGCCGCTTACCTTTGGACAATGCCTGCAAGCCGAAGGGTTTGCACTGACCTTGCTTGGTCAGTGGCTGGAGTTACCAGGCGGTACCGGCACTTGCACCGTGCAACACAAGCGACTGGTGCATGCCGTGGATGCTGCCTTGGACATTGTCCGCGCAGAGTACGCCAGTGCCTTATCCATCAGCGCTTTGGCGCAGCGCGTGGGCACCAATGAGTGTTACCTTAAGCGCGCCTTTCGCGAGCGCACCGGCATGGGCATTGCCCAATACATCCGCGAGCAACGCATGAATACGGCCTTGGCACTGCTCGAAAACGGGCGTTTGAGCGTGAACCAGGTGGCGCAGCACGTCGGCTACCAAAGCATGGGGCATTTTGCGCACGCTTTTCGTGAGCAGCACGGCTATTTGCCATCACAAGTGCGCCAATAA